A part of Rhinoderma darwinii isolate aRhiDar2 chromosome 1, aRhiDar2.hap1, whole genome shotgun sequence genomic DNA contains:
- the LOC142655276 gene encoding heterogeneous nuclear ribonucleoprotein C — protein sequence MMASNVTNKTDPRSLNSRVFIGNLNTLVVKKADVEAIFSKYGKIVGCSVHKGFAFVQYNNERTARTAVAGEDGRMIAGQVLDINLAAEPKVNRAKVGGIKRSAADMYGSSFDLDYDFQRDYYESYTAARVPPPPPPIARAVVPTKRQRVSGNASRRGKSGFNTKGGQRGGSSKSNRLKGDDLQTIKKELSQIKQRVDSLLESLERIEREQSKPETKLDDDQSSTSAKKEEANVKMVAEEAGDSGEEGDLLDDDDQGEDTLEEIKDGDKETEEGEDEGDSANEEDS from the exons ATGATGGCGAGCAATGTCACTAATAAAACAGACCCTCGGTCTTTGAACTCGAGAGTATTTATTGGGAACCTAAACACTTTAGTGGTGAAGAAAGCAGATGTAGAAGCAATCTTTTCTAAATATGGCAAGATTGTGGGCTGCTCCGTACACAAGGGCTTTGCATTTGTGCAATACAACAATGAACGCACTGCCCGTACTGCTGTAGCAGGGGAGGATGGACGAATGATAGCTGGGCAGGTCCTGG ATATCAACTTGGCAGCTGAGCCTAAAGTAAACCGAGCGAAAGTAGGAGGAATCAAACGATCTGCAGCAGACATGTATGG GTCTTCCTTTGACTTGGACTATGATTTTCAGCGGGATTACTATGAGAG CTATACTGCAGCACGTGTGCCACCGCCACCACCACCAATAGCTCGAGCTGTTGTACCCACAAAACGTCAAAGAGTTTCTGGAAACGCATCTCGTCGGGGAAAGAGCGGTTTCAACACCAAGGGTGGCCAGCGTGGTGGTTCTTCCAAATCTAACAGAT TGAAGGGAGATGACCTTCAGACCATTAAAAAGGAGCTCAGTCAGATAAAGCAGAGAGTAGATTCTCTTCTGGAAAGTTTGGAACGTATTGAGCGTGAGCAGTCGAAGCCAG agactaaactgGATGATGATCAAAGTAGCACCTCTGCAAAAAAAGAGGAAGCCAATGTGAAAATGGTAGCAGAGGAAGCGGGTGATTCAGGAGAAGAGGGAGACCTGCTTGATGATGATGACCAGGGAGAAGACACC CTTGAAGAAATTAAAGATGGTGACAAAGAAACAGAAGAAGGAGAAGATGAAGGGGACAGCGCCAATGAGGAAGATTCTTAA